One genomic segment of Ipomoea triloba cultivar NCNSP0323 chromosome 9, ASM357664v1 includes these proteins:
- the LOC116029914 gene encoding uncharacterized protein LOC116029914, which translates to MSYKPYYPPPPECYRGEDSPMPIIGVYIAAASLLCSIAMFLNSCFTFINSFPNFNVRFSGNFFPLNATWLTLLAVATKLATDLTTPKLSYLDNQAKIMNTVFLTVAMSNFFTHLGSMNNADILTNLTALSILVITVIVDLCLQLSFRVFGSLSLVILFQIALLFCTWITIVCTGLAVPAIKKRAESKYQKLAASDERQMEAGQQHYSVEELRLSITKYWVMAASGSPQLLMKRLVTFVYTNIICLFSACISLVSFINGVRTDFYSECGPKESEYKWSVSFILLSQCYATLPTMVIAIIFMISVVSYKYENNGIRISREEVTIESYWTEKLVEWRQRPIPIKFKRNTLKKLIHNIKSLILTFCILIQIVNIMLCKFSSVISFYLVLPLVLLINALGKLINHYLGKLLRKKEVSEVDRLNCFVILLEGEKQFPKKLLRGIINRLDKLVEMGKKQQPKHLFNLLDSESFSFAGVVNFDSNRVPSLLSGEPPNCWTLPVVTLTSIAIAIPNIASRHVDWLVSSANEGLRYASLIDVLDRKCGLKSIKNAADVVWVGVELHRKWLDMDLKRKTGEISSVKDIIQDLNDVSERIVMEFSSKENIMIVENPLYWPANVLAANSMYRITRTILLYYEDGECQAEEFLLYYEDGECQAEELFRKLICMIANILAACLTNLPHMIYTKCICLTNLPHMIYTKCISSAIEERLESVRDAAIIFGETEDILKLFGERKLSSTGPSQPLCIDEWRGWIEQQATTISSSATCNGASYVESNEHVVLQMHA; encoded by the coding sequence ATGAGTTACAAGCCTTACTACCCACCGCCACCGGAATGTTACCGGGGTGAAGATTCTCCGATGCCAATTATAGGCGTTTATATAGCAGCTGCCTCTCTGCTCTGTTCCATTGCAATGTTCTTAAACTCATGTTTCACTTTCATTAACTCCTTTCCCAACTTTAATGTCCGTTTCTCCGGCAATTTCTTCCCTCTCAATGCAACTTGGTTGACACTATTAGCTGTGGCTACCAAGCTCGCAACTGATCTCACAACTCCCAAGTTGTCTTACCTAGATAACCAGGCCAAAATTATGAACACAGTTTTCTTAACTGTGGCGATGAGTAATTTTTTCACCCATCTGGGCTCTATGAATAACGCAGATATTCTAACCAACCTCACCGCTTTGAGCATATTGGTGATCACCGTGATTGTCGATTTATGCCTCCAACTAAGTTTCCGTGTGTTTGGTTCCCTTTCATTGGTAATCCTCTTCCAAATTGCTTTGTTGTTCTGCACGTGGATAACAATTGTGTGTACGGGTCTAGCAGTTCCAGCAATTAAGAAACGCGCAGAATCAAAGTATCAGAAGCTAGCAGCTTCAGATGAGAGGCAGATGGAAGCTGGGCAACAACATTATAGCGTTGAAGAGCTGAGATTGAGCATTACAAAGTATTGGGTGATGGCAGCATCTGGTAGCCCCCAGCTTCTGATGAAAAGGTTGGTCACCTTCGTTTATACCAATATCATCTGCCTATTTTCTGCATGTATTTCACTCGTATCATTTATTAATGGGGTGAGGACCGATTTTTACTCGGAGTGTGGACCAAAGGAATCTGAATATAAGTGGTCGGTCAGCTTCATTTTACTTTCACAATGTTATGCCACGTTACCAACTATGGTCATAGCTATAATCTTCATGATTAGTGTGGTTAGTTACAAGTATGAGAACAATGGGATCAGAATCAGTAGAGAAGAAGTTACAATTGAGTCTTACTGGACTGAAAAATTGGTTGAGTGGAGGCAGCGACCAATACCTATAAAGTTTAAGAGAAACACACTGAAAAAACTTATTCACAACATAAAATCTTTGATTTTGACTTTTTGCATACTAattcagattgtgaatataatGTTGTGTAAGTTTTCTAGTGTTATCTCTTTTTACTTGGTGCTTCCATTAGTACTTTTAATTAATGCTTTAggcaaattaattaatcattatttAGGCAAATTGTTACGCAAAAAGGAAGTTTCAGAGGTAGATCGCCTCAATTGCTTTGTAATACTACTTGAAGGAGAAAAACAAttcccaaaaaaattattgagagGGATTATTAATAGGTTGGATAAACTTGTTGAGATGGGTAAGAAGCAACAACCAAAACACCTATTTAATCTTCTCGACAGTGAAAGTTTCTCCTTTGCTGGCGTGGTAAACTTTGATAGCAATCGAGTTCCAAGTCTGTTGTCTGGTGAACCTCCTAATTGTTGGACACTTCCGGTGGTGACACTAACAAGCATCGCCATTGCAATTCCAAACATCGCAAGTCGACATGTTGATTGGTTGGTAAGCAGTGCTAATGAAGGCCTCCGCTATGCAAGCCTCATAGATGTCTTGGATAGAAAATGTGGGTTGAAAAGTATTAAAAATGCAGCAGATGTTGTGTGGGTGGGAGTTGAGCTTCATAGGAAGTGGTTAGACATGGATCTTAAAAGAAAAACTGGAGAAATAAGTTCTGTTAAGGATATTATTCAAGATCTTAATGATGTATCTGAAAGGATTGTTATGGAGTTTAGCTCTAAGGAGAACATAATGATAGTGGAAAATCCACTATATTGGCCTGCGAATGTTTTAGCTGCAAATTCAATGTACAGAATTACTCGAACCATTCTGCTATACTATGAAGATGGTGAGTGCCAAGCTGAAGAGTTTCTGCTATACTATGAAGATGGTGAGTGCCAAGCTGAAGAGTTGTTTAGGAAGTTAATTTGCATGATTGCAAACATATTGGCTGCTTGTCTTACAAATTTGCCGCATATGATATATACTAAGTGCATATGTCTTACAAATTTGCCGCATATGATATATACTAAGTGCATAAGCAGTGCAATTGAGGAAAGACTAGAAAGTGTTCGAGATGCAGCTATAATTTTCGGGGAAACAGAAGATATTCTAAAATTGTTTGGAGAGCGTAAACTTTCAAGCACTGGTCCTAGTCAAccattatgcattgatgaatgGCGTGGATGGATTGAGCAACAAGCAACAACAATTTCATCTTCTGCAACATGCAATGGAGCATCCTATGTAGAGTCCAATGAACATGTGGTTCTTCAAATGCATGCTTGA
- the LOC116029915 gene encoding uncharacterized protein LOC116029915 → MEKKNNSAVPIIGWYVAFASGLCITAMLLNLFTGKYFSLNATWLTLLAVATKLTGDLTTPMSPWDNNSKCSSTVFLTFAMGNSFTSLGSMNDTHILTNLTALSILVATVIVDLCIQLHTHVIDSTLSMEIIFEIILLFCMFITIVCSALALPAIKKRAESRYQKLAASDEKQCRHTVEELRLSITKYWVMAASGSPPSLMKRLVTFAFTCIICVCSSLISYLGAGDRYKYWGCYKESDYKGSVLGILGSQSIHVFPIPLIMIIFLIRTLGYKYKGNGIKISKEEFAIEPYWTEKLVEWRQSSILVGLGHTRDIRKFFHKIEGLVFTFCIRLQIMIVICCKFCYVLSFYFMLPLLLLVNPLGKLINYCTGKLSRKKKVSNDQREQEAVDHNCFVILLEGEKNFPERILREIINGMDKHVQRGKEHCSQSLLNLLNQSFFFSGVVASFSGVVAFDSYRVPSLLSGEPPNCWTLPIVTLTSIAIAIPNIANKHVDWLVNTITIGLRYASLIDALDEKCGLKNIKNASDFVWVGVELHRKWLDMDLERKTGEISSAKDIIQDLVDVSKGIVRKFNSKENRMIVENPLYWPANVLAANSMYRITRTILLYYGDGECHAEELFRKLICMIADILAACLTNLPNMIYTKCINSAIEDRLESVRDAAIMFGETEDILKCFEERNLSSVGPSQPLCIDEWRGWIEQQAATISSSSTRSNEASSVESNEHVVLQMQA, encoded by the coding sequence atggagaagaagaataattCCGCGGTGCCAATTATAGGCTGGTATGTTGCATTCGCTTCTGGGCTCTGCATCACTGCAATGTTGTTGAATCTGTTTACTGGCAAATACTTCAGTCTGAATGCAACTTGGCTGACACTATTAGCAGTGGCTACCAAGCTCACCGGCGACCTCACAACTCCCATGTCTCCCTGGGATAACAATTCAAAATGCAGTAGCACGGTTTTCTTAACTTTCGCTATGGGTAATTCTTTTACCTCACTGGGCTCTATGAATGACACACATATTCTAACCAATCTCACCGCTTTGAGCATATTGGTAGCCACTGTCATTGTCGATTTATGCATCCAACTACACACCCATGTGATTGATTCCACGTTATCTATGGAAATCATCTTCgaaattattttgttgttctGCATGTTCATAACAATTGTGTGTTCAGCTCTAGCACTTCCAGCAATTAAGAAACGCGCAGAATCAAGGTATCAGAAGCTAGCAGCTTCAGATGAGAAACAATGCCGCCATACAGTTGAAGAGCTGAGATTGAGCATTACAAAGTATTGGGTAATGGCAGCCTCCGGTAGCCCCCCATCTCTTATGAAAAGGTTGGTCACCTTCGCTTTTACCTGTATCATCTGCGTATGTTCTTCCCTCATTTCTTATCTAGGAGCTGGAGATCGCTATAAATACTGGGGTTGTTATAAGGAATCTGATTATAAGGGCTCGGTGTTGGGCATTTTAGGGAGTCAATCTATTCACGTATTTCCGATTCCCCTCATAATGATAATCTTCTTGATTAGAACCCTGGGTTACAAGTACAAGGGTAATGGGATCAAAATCAGTAAAGAAGAATTCGCAATTGAGCCCTATTGGACTGAAAAATTGGTCGAATGGAGACAGAGTTCAATACTTGTAGGGCTAGGGCATACGAGAGATATCAGAAAATTTTTCCATAAGATAGAAGGTTTGGTTTTCACGTTTTGCATACGACTCCAAATCATGATTGTCATATGTTGCAAGTTTTGTTATGTTCTCTCTTTTTACTTCATGCTTCCATTACTACTTTTAGTTAATCCTTTAGgcaagttaattaattattgtacgGGTAAATTGTCCCGCAAAAAGAAAGTTTCAAATGATCAGAGGGAACAAGAGGCAGTAGATCATAATTGCTTTGTAATACTACttgaaggagaaaaaaattTTCCAGAAAGAATATTGAGAGAGATTATTAATGGGATGGATAAACATGTTCAGAGGGGTAAGGAGCACTGTTCACAAAGCCTATTAAATCTTCTCAATCAAAGTTTCTTTTTTAGTGGTGTGGTAGCATCTTTTAGTGGTGTAGTAGCATTTGATAGCTATCGAGTTCCAAGTCTATTATCTGGTGAACCTCCTAACTGTTGGACACTTCCTATAGTGACGCTAACAAGCATCGCTATTGCAATTCCAAACATTGCAAATAAGCATGTTGATTGGTTGGTAAACACAATTACCATAGGCCTCCGATATGCAAGTCTCATAGATGCCTTGGATGAGAAGTGTGGGttgaaaaacattaaaaatgcaTCAGATTTTGTGTGGGTGGGAGTTGAGCTTCACAGGAAGTGGCTAGACATGGATCTTGAAAGAAAAACTGGAGAAATAAGTTCTGCTAAGGATATTATTCAAGATCTTGTTGATGTATCTAAAGGGATTGTTAGGAAGTTTAACTCTAAAGAAAACAGAATGATAGTGGAAAATCCACTCTATTGGCCTGCAAATGTTTTAGCTGCAAATTCAATGTACAGAATTACTCGAACCATTCTACTATACTATGGAGATGGTGAGTGTCATGCTGAAGAGTTGTTCAGGAAGTTAATCTGTATGATTGCAGACATATTGGCGGCTTGTCTTACCAATTTGCCGAATATGATATATACTAAGTGCATAAACAGTGCAATTGAGGATAGGCTAGAAAGTGTTCGAGATGCAGCTATCATGTTTGGGGAAACAGAAGATATTCTAAAATGTTTTGAAGAGCGTAACCTTTCAAGTGTTGGTCCTAGTCAAccattatgcattgatgaatgGCGTGGATGGATTGAGCAACAAGCAGCAACAATTTCATCATCTTCTACAAGAAGCAATGAAGCATCCTCTGTAGAGTCCAATGAACATGTGGTTCTTCAAATGCAAGCTTGA